A stretch of Bordetella genomosp. 13 DNA encodes these proteins:
- a CDS encoding PhoH family protein: protein MSPAPRTRAKRHMPVIVNLEGDNTHLANLCGPLDENLRQLADGMGVRLSRRGARITIEGEQAELAGRALRRFHEQATHRALSVDDIQLGLVEIGVGRSADTQSDPRVLDTPALPSVDEDGGPLLRTRRTDLRPRTPRQRDYLDNILKHDITFGIGPAGTGKTWLAVACAIDAMERETVQRLVLTRPAVEAGERLGFLPGDLAQKVDPYLRPLYDALYDLMGFERVQRLFEKQTIEIAPLAYMRGRTLNHAFVILDEAQNTTPEQMKMFLTRIGFGSKAVITGDPSQVDLPRGQQSGLSHAVGVLEEVQGIATTRFTSRDVVRHPLVARIVDAYDRAAADE, encoded by the coding sequence ATGAGTCCTGCCCCGCGCACCCGCGCCAAGCGCCACATGCCCGTCATCGTCAACCTGGAGGGCGACAACACCCACCTGGCCAACCTGTGCGGCCCGCTGGACGAGAACCTGCGCCAGCTGGCCGACGGCATGGGCGTGCGCCTGTCGCGCCGCGGCGCCCGCATCACCATCGAGGGCGAACAGGCCGAACTGGCCGGCCGCGCGCTGCGCCGCTTCCATGAGCAGGCCACCCACCGCGCGCTGTCGGTCGACGACATACAGCTCGGCCTGGTCGAGATCGGGGTCGGCCGTTCCGCCGACACGCAGAGCGATCCGCGCGTGCTCGACACCCCCGCCCTACCCTCGGTGGACGAGGACGGCGGACCGCTGCTGCGCACGCGCCGCACCGATCTGCGCCCCCGCACCCCGCGCCAGCGCGACTATCTCGACAACATCCTCAAGCACGACATCACCTTCGGCATCGGCCCGGCCGGCACCGGCAAGACCTGGCTGGCGGTGGCCTGCGCCATCGACGCGATGGAGCGCGAAACCGTGCAGCGCCTGGTGCTGACCCGCCCCGCGGTCGAGGCCGGCGAGCGCCTGGGCTTCCTGCCCGGCGACCTGGCGCAGAAGGTCGACCCCTATCTGCGCCCGCTGTACGACGCGCTGTACGACCTGATGGGCTTCGAGCGCGTGCAGCGCCTGTTCGAGAAGCAGACCATCGAGATCGCGCCGCTGGCCTACATGCGCGGGCGCACGCTGAATCACGCCTTCGTCATCCTGGACGAGGCGCAGAACACCACGCCCGAGCAGATGAAGATGTTCCTGACCCGCATCGGCTTCGGCAGCAAGGCCGTCATCACGGGCGATCCCTCGCAGGTCGACCTGCCGCGCGGCCAGCAAAGCGGCCTGTCGCATGCGGTGGGCGTGCTCGAAGAAGTACAGGGCATCGCCACCACCCGCTTCACCAGCCGCGACGTGGTGCGCCATCCGCTGGTGGCGCGCATCGTGGACGCCTACGATCGCGCCGCCGCCGATGAATAG
- a CDS encoding bifunctional metallophosphatase/5'-nucleotidase — translation MAAGLVAACGGSDDDDDDRDTTPPAEPPVASQPMDLTILHTNDHHSNLDSRSRKIKLLSAAGTRVEVNVEVGGFPRMTTAFRELAENEPNVLKLHAGDALTGTLYFNRAGAIGEADAALMNTVCFDAFTLGNHEFDKGDTELKGFIDKLHAGECKTPVISANVHFGESSALHPSRAPGYVNPWTIVERSGQKIGLVGLTIAGKTKESSSPDASTTFEDEVVAAQRAIDELKAQGINKIVVMSHIGYSYDKQVLAQLSGVDVVVGGDSHTLLGPDSMGASAYNLGTPAGEYAETLADKDGSPVCIATAWEYSQVVGKLKVSFDADGKVTQCSGQPNVLVSDEGLTTGTSTPVTADDLSAMRADMAASGFLRVTQPDAEAVAVLAPYKAFVDDFRATEVARVGAQEMCRRRVPGVPGSPQADASNSSADCNLESPGVSTRGGDIQQYVAQAFLEIGHSTYGGADMSLQSGGGVRVALPANTTVTAADIISVLPFGNMLWRLDLTADEVKGMVEDGLHAVFRTGGSTGPYPYTGGLRFDVNYAQARGSRASNLEFFDRATNAWQPLDPNRTYRLFVLSFNATGGDGYDTLRDVPAERRRDIGVLDADVFQAYIDSQDVDPVTGYPLIERLPADLYSTKSFAP, via the coding sequence ATGGCCGCCGGCCTGGTTGCCGCGTGCGGCGGCAGCGACGACGACGACGATGACCGCGACACCACTCCGCCGGCCGAACCGCCGGTCGCCTCGCAGCCGATGGACCTCACCATCCTGCACACCAACGACCATCACTCGAACCTGGACAGCCGTTCGCGCAAGATCAAGCTGTTGAGCGCCGCGGGCACCCGCGTCGAAGTCAACGTCGAGGTCGGCGGCTTCCCGCGCATGACCACGGCTTTCCGCGAACTGGCGGAGAACGAACCCAACGTACTGAAGCTGCATGCCGGCGATGCCCTGACCGGCACGCTGTATTTCAATCGCGCGGGCGCGATCGGCGAAGCCGACGCCGCGCTGATGAACACCGTCTGCTTCGACGCCTTCACGCTGGGCAACCACGAGTTCGACAAGGGCGACACCGAACTCAAGGGCTTCATCGACAAGCTGCATGCCGGCGAATGCAAGACGCCGGTCATCAGCGCCAACGTCCACTTCGGCGAGAGCTCCGCGCTACATCCCTCGCGCGCGCCCGGCTACGTCAATCCCTGGACCATCGTGGAGCGCAGCGGCCAGAAGATCGGCCTGGTGGGCCTGACGATCGCCGGCAAGACCAAGGAATCGTCCAGCCCCGACGCCAGCACCACCTTCGAAGACGAGGTGGTCGCGGCGCAGCGCGCCATCGACGAGCTGAAGGCGCAAGGCATCAACAAGATCGTCGTCATGAGCCACATCGGCTACAGCTACGACAAGCAGGTGCTGGCTCAACTGAGCGGCGTCGATGTCGTGGTGGGCGGCGACTCGCACACCCTGCTCGGTCCCGACTCGATGGGCGCATCCGCGTACAACCTCGGCACGCCCGCGGGAGAGTACGCAGAGACGCTGGCCGACAAGGACGGCAGCCCCGTGTGCATCGCGACGGCCTGGGAGTACTCGCAAGTGGTTGGCAAGCTGAAGGTGTCGTTCGACGCCGACGGCAAGGTCACTCAGTGCAGCGGCCAGCCGAACGTGCTTGTCAGTGACGAGGGCCTGACCACGGGCACCTCCACGCCGGTCACCGCCGACGACTTGAGCGCCATGCGCGCCGACATGGCCGCCTCCGGCTTCCTGCGCGTCACGCAGCCCGATGCCGAGGCAGTCGCCGTGCTGGCCCCGTACAAGGCGTTCGTGGACGACTTCCGCGCCACCGAGGTGGCTCGCGTGGGCGCCCAGGAAATGTGCCGCCGCCGCGTGCCCGGCGTGCCGGGATCGCCCCAGGCCGACGCCTCCAACTCCTCGGCCGACTGCAATCTCGAGTCGCCGGGCGTGTCCACCCGCGGCGGAGACATCCAGCAGTACGTCGCCCAGGCGTTCCTCGAGATCGGCCACAGCACCTATGGCGGCGCCGACATGTCGCTGCAGAGCGGCGGCGGCGTGCGCGTGGCGCTGCCCGCCAACACCACCGTGACGGCCGCAGACATCATCAGCGTGCTGCCCTTCGGCAACATGCTGTGGCGCCTGGACCTGACGGCCGATGAGGTCAAGGGCATGGTCGAGGATGGTCTGCACGCGGTCTTCCGTACGGGCGGCTCCACCGGCCCCTACCCGTACACCGGCGGCCTGCGTTTCGACGTGAACTATGCCCAGGCCCGCGGCAGCCGCGCAAGCAACCTGGAGTTCTTCGACCGCGCCACGAACGCCTGGCAACCCCTGGATCCGAACCGGACCTACCGCCTGTTCGTGCTGAGCTTCAACGCCACCGGTGGCGACGGCTATGACACGCTGCGCGACGTCCCGGCGGAACGCCGCCGCGACATCGGCGTGCTGGATGCCGACGTGTTCCAGGCCTACATCGACTCGCAGGACGTCGATCCGGTGACGGGATATCCGCTGATCGAGCGCCTGCCCGCAGACCTGTACAGCACGAAGTCCTTCGCTCCGTGA
- the lnt gene encoding apolipoprotein N-acyltransferase, translating to MKATSGVPAWLRGAGLLALAGAVHALTFAPGPLPPWSLAIVQVLALAVLARATRDAARAWHAFARGCWFGLFSFSIGLYWLYISMNHYGGLAAPLAVAGVVALSAFLALFGGLAGALSVWLRPVGRDASPLAQALTWAAAWAGAEWLRSVLFTGFPWLNIGYAHVDSPLAGWAPLLGVHGMALFAALAAAALAGVPLFSGTRLRPAAATLATAAVLALAGWPLARIAWSSADGSPLNVRLVQGNIGQSQKFDPALLEHGIVTHLRLAAQPPAPGEPAPDLIVLPETVLPLFQDQLDLRVWETWRAVAERQGSAIAMGAPLHTVEPDGRERYTNSAIGFDANTPAEQIAAGTMAQRYDKRHLVPWGEYVPFGFGWFVQMLNIPLGEFDRGPVRQDPFLVKGQHLAFNICYEDLFGPELLPAILPGPNGEPGATILVNLSNLGWFGDSWALRQHLQIGRLRSIETARPMLTVTNTGITASIDPHGRVVAEMAPHQAGVLPVTVQGMTGLTPYARYGDAPLLVLAGALLIAAAARRGRRNA from the coding sequence ATGAAGGCAACATCGGGCGTACCCGCGTGGCTGCGCGGCGCGGGGCTGCTGGCGCTGGCCGGCGCAGTCCACGCGCTGACCTTCGCGCCCGGCCCCTTGCCCCCCTGGTCGCTGGCCATCGTGCAGGTGCTCGCGCTGGCCGTGCTGGCGCGCGCCACCCGCGACGCCGCACGAGCCTGGCATGCGTTCGCGCGCGGCTGCTGGTTCGGGCTGTTCAGCTTCAGCATCGGGCTATATTGGCTGTACATCAGCATGAACCACTACGGCGGCCTGGCGGCTCCGTTGGCCGTGGCCGGCGTGGTGGCACTGTCCGCCTTTCTCGCGCTGTTCGGCGGCCTGGCGGGCGCGCTCTCCGTATGGCTGCGGCCCGTCGGCCGCGACGCCTCGCCACTGGCCCAGGCGCTGACCTGGGCCGCGGCCTGGGCGGGCGCCGAATGGCTGCGCAGCGTCCTGTTCACGGGCTTCCCGTGGCTGAACATCGGCTACGCCCACGTCGACAGCCCGCTTGCCGGATGGGCCCCTTTGCTGGGCGTGCACGGTATGGCGCTGTTCGCGGCCCTGGCCGCGGCCGCGCTGGCCGGCGTGCCCCTGTTTTCCGGGACGCGGCTGCGGCCTGCCGCCGCCACGCTGGCCACCGCCGCGGTGCTGGCACTGGCGGGCTGGCCCCTGGCCCGCATCGCGTGGTCGTCGGCCGACGGCTCCCCGCTGAACGTGCGGCTGGTGCAAGGCAACATCGGACAGTCGCAGAAGTTCGATCCCGCCCTGCTCGAGCACGGCATCGTCACCCACCTGCGCCTGGCGGCACAGCCGCCGGCGCCCGGCGAGCCCGCTCCGGATCTCATCGTGCTGCCCGAGACGGTGCTGCCGCTGTTCCAGGACCAGCTCGACCTGCGCGTCTGGGAGACCTGGCGCGCCGTGGCCGAACGCCAGGGCAGCGCCATCGCCATGGGCGCCCCCCTGCATACCGTCGAACCCGACGGCCGCGAGCGCTATACCAACAGCGCCATCGGCTTCGATGCCAATACGCCTGCCGAACAGATCGCCGCCGGCACCATGGCGCAGCGCTACGACAAGCGCCATCTGGTGCCATGGGGCGAGTACGTGCCGTTCGGCTTCGGCTGGTTCGTGCAGATGCTGAACATCCCGCTGGGCGAGTTCGATCGCGGCCCGGTGCGCCAGGATCCGTTCCTGGTGAAGGGGCAGCACCTGGCGTTCAACATCTGCTATGAAGACCTGTTCGGCCCCGAGCTGCTACCCGCGATACTGCCGGGCCCCAACGGCGAGCCCGGCGCGACCATCCTGGTGAACCTGAGCAACCTGGGATGGTTCGGCGACAGCTGGGCGCTGCGCCAGCATCTGCAGATCGGCCGCCTGCGCAGCATCGAGACGGCGCGTCCCATGCTGACGGTCACCAACACCGGCATCACGGCCTCCATCGATCCGCACGGCCGCGTGGTCGCCGAGATGGCGCCGCACCAGGCGGGCGTCCTGCCCGTCACGGTGCAGGGCATGACCGGCCTGACGCCGTATGCCCGCTACGGCGATGCGCCGCTGCTGGTGCTGGCCGGCGCGCTGTTGATCGCCGCCGCCGCGCGGCGCGGGCGCCGGAACGCCTGA
- the ybeY gene encoding rRNA maturation RNase YbeY, whose product MNSPGLALAVQYGVAEPRLPRWRLRRWAQYALSAAAADGLADFSAAELSLRLVGQAEGRRLNREFRGRDYATNVLTFEYGVDPAGVARGDIIVCVPVLVREAREQRKTLQHHAAHLTVHGVLHALGYDHLRARDARRMETLETAVLARMGIADPYIEPA is encoded by the coding sequence ATGAATAGTCCCGGCCTCGCCCTGGCCGTGCAGTACGGCGTGGCCGAGCCGCGCCTGCCGCGCTGGCGGCTGCGCCGCTGGGCGCAGTACGCCCTGTCGGCCGCGGCCGCGGACGGCCTGGCCGACTTCAGCGCGGCCGAACTGAGTCTGAGACTGGTCGGGCAGGCCGAGGGACGGCGCCTGAACCGCGAGTTCCGCGGCCGCGACTATGCCACCAATGTGCTGACCTTCGAGTACGGCGTCGACCCCGCGGGCGTGGCGCGCGGCGACATCATCGTCTGCGTGCCCGTGCTGGTGCGCGAGGCGCGCGAGCAGCGCAAGACGCTGCAGCACCATGCCGCCCACCTGACGGTGCACGGCGTGCTGCACGCGCTGGGCTACGACCACCTCCGCGCGCGCGATGCGCGCCGCATGGAGACCCTGGAAACCGCCGTGCTCGCGCGCATGGGCATCGCCGACCCGTACATCGAGCCGGCCTGA
- the secF gene encoding protein translocase subunit SecF, which produces MEFFRIHRTIPFMRNALVLNIISLVTFLAAVFFIVTRGFHLSIEFTGGTVMEVTYAQTVQLDSVRTAVSKLGYSDFQVANFGTSRDVMIRLPLTEGQTSATQSETVMQGLKAADPSVELRRVEFVGPQVGQELLHNGLMALLVVVLGIVVYLGLRFEWKFALAGVVANLHDVVIILGFFAFFQWEFSLAVLAGVLAVLGYSVNESVVIMDRIRENFRKYRKASVVEVIDSAITQTISRTIITHGSTQIMVLAMLFFGGPSLHYFALALTIGIWFGIYSSVFVAAALAMWMGVKREDLVKPVKKEGEAEIV; this is translated from the coding sequence ATGGAATTCTTCCGGATTCACCGCACCATCCCGTTCATGCGCAACGCGCTGGTGCTGAACATCATCAGCCTGGTCACGTTCCTGGCGGCGGTGTTCTTCATCGTCACGCGCGGCTTTCACCTGTCCATCGAGTTCACCGGCGGCACGGTCATGGAAGTCACGTATGCGCAGACCGTGCAGCTGGACAGCGTGCGCACCGCCGTTTCCAAGCTGGGCTACAGCGACTTCCAGGTGGCCAACTTCGGCACCTCGCGCGACGTCATGATCCGCCTGCCGCTGACCGAGGGCCAGACCTCGGCCACGCAAAGCGAGACCGTGATGCAGGGGCTGAAGGCGGCCGATCCGTCGGTCGAGCTGCGCCGCGTCGAGTTCGTGGGACCGCAGGTCGGCCAGGAACTGCTGCACAACGGGCTGATGGCGCTGCTGGTGGTGGTGCTGGGCATCGTGGTGTACCTGGGACTGCGCTTCGAATGGAAGTTCGCCCTGGCCGGCGTGGTCGCCAACCTGCACGACGTGGTCATCATCCTGGGCTTCTTCGCCTTCTTCCAGTGGGAGTTCTCGCTGGCCGTGCTGGCGGGCGTGCTGGCGGTGCTGGGCTACTCGGTGAACGAGTCCGTGGTCATCATGGACCGGATCCGCGAGAACTTCCGCAAGTACCGCAAGGCGAGCGTGGTCGAAGTCATCGACAGCGCCATCACGCAGACCATCTCGCGCACCATCATCACCCACGGCTCCACGCAGATCATGGTGCTGGCCATGCTGTTCTTCGGCGGCCCGTCTCTGCACTACTTCGCCCTGGCGCTCACCATCGGCATCTGGTTCGGCATCTACTCGTCGGTGTTCGTGGCCGCCGCGCTGGCCATGTGGATGGGCGTCAAGCGCGAAGACCTGGTCAAGCCGGTCAAGAAGGAAGGCGAAGCCGAGATCGTCTGA
- the miaB gene encoding tRNA (N6-isopentenyl adenosine(37)-C2)-methylthiotransferase MiaB: MQETTLKRAAAQADAPAAAAAPQASLQDGAPRKLYIRTFGCQMNEYDSDKMADVLRADQGLELTDTPEDADVILFNTCSVREKAQEKVFSDLGRVQHLKKLNPRLVIGVGGCVASQEGEAIVKRAPYVDVVFGPQTLHRLPDLIRQRRAQGRSQVDISFPEIEKFDAMPPPRVDGATAFVSIMEGCSKYCSFCVVPYTRGEEVSRPFDDVLVEVADLADQGVKEVTLLGQNVNAYRGAMGDSGEIADFATLLEYVHEIPGIERIRYTTSHPKEMTQRMVDAYARLPKLVSFLHLPVQSGSDRVLAAMKRGYTALEFKSVVRKLRAARPGLTLSSDFIVGFPGETEEDFGKTMKLIEDVGFDTSFSFVYSRRPGTPAADLSDDTPQDVKLKRLQRLQALINQQAAAIAQGMVGTRQRVLVEGESRRDAAELMARTENNRIVNFAAPPRLIGHMIDVEITHAHTNSLRGRVATAGGAAE, from the coding sequence ATGCAAGAAACCACGCTCAAGCGCGCGGCGGCCCAAGCCGACGCGCCCGCCGCCGCCGCGGCCCCGCAAGCATCCCTGCAGGACGGCGCCCCCCGCAAGCTGTACATCCGCACCTTCGGCTGCCAGATGAACGAGTACGACTCGGACAAGATGGCCGACGTGCTGCGCGCCGACCAGGGCCTCGAACTCACCGACACGCCCGAAGACGCGGACGTCATCCTGTTCAATACCTGTTCGGTGCGCGAGAAGGCGCAGGAAAAGGTGTTCTCCGACCTGGGCCGCGTGCAGCACCTCAAGAAGCTCAACCCGCGCCTGGTCATCGGCGTGGGCGGCTGCGTGGCCAGCCAGGAAGGCGAGGCCATCGTCAAGCGCGCGCCCTACGTCGACGTGGTGTTCGGCCCGCAGACCCTGCACCGCCTGCCCGACCTCATTCGCCAGCGCCGCGCGCAGGGCCGCTCGCAGGTGGACATCAGCTTTCCCGAGATCGAGAAGTTCGACGCCATGCCGCCGCCGCGCGTCGATGGCGCCACGGCTTTCGTCTCCATCATGGAAGGCTGCAGCAAATACTGCAGCTTCTGCGTGGTGCCCTATACGCGCGGCGAAGAGGTTTCGCGCCCGTTCGACGACGTGCTGGTCGAGGTGGCCGACCTGGCCGACCAGGGCGTGAAGGAAGTCACGCTGCTGGGCCAGAACGTCAATGCCTATCGCGGCGCCATGGGAGACAGCGGCGAGATCGCCGACTTCGCCACGCTACTGGAGTACGTGCACGAGATCCCGGGCATCGAGCGCATCCGCTACACCACCTCGCACCCCAAGGAGATGACCCAGCGCATGGTCGACGCCTACGCGCGCCTGCCCAAGCTGGTGTCCTTCCTGCACCTGCCTGTGCAGTCCGGCAGCGACCGCGTGCTGGCCGCCATGAAGCGCGGCTACACCGCGCTCGAATTCAAGTCGGTGGTGCGCAAGCTGCGCGCCGCCCGGCCCGGCCTCACGCTGTCGTCCGACTTCATCGTGGGCTTCCCCGGCGAAACCGAGGAAGACTTCGGCAAGACCATGAAGCTCATCGAAGACGTGGGCTTCGACACGTCGTTCTCGTTCGTCTATTCGCGCCGCCCCGGCACGCCGGCGGCCGACCTGTCCGACGACACGCCGCAGGACGTGAAGCTCAAGCGCCTGCAGCGGCTGCAGGCGCTGATCAACCAGCAGGCCGCCGCCATCGCGCAGGGCATGGTGGGCACTCGCCAGCGCGTGCTGGTCGAGGGCGAGTCGCGCCGCGACGCGGCCGAGCTGATGGCCCGCACCGAGAACAACCGCATCGTCAACTTCGCCGCGCCGCCGCGGCTGATCGGCCACATGATCGACGTGGAAATCACGCACGCTCACACCAACTCGCTGCGCGGCCGGGTCGCCACCGCCGGCGGAGCCGCCGAATGA
- a CDS encoding HlyC/CorC family transporter — protein MSDPNPTTDASARPAKSSKSLLDRVMGLVRREPEDREGIKAVLEAAHDRELIDAESYSMIKGALAVSERTVADIMVPRARMDLLDIAQPLPQLLAIVIETAHSRFPVYEDDRDNIIGILLAKDLLRCMLEPGIEIRSLVRPAVFIPEAKRLNVLLRDFRASRNHQAIVIDEHGGISGLVTMEDVLEEIVGDIEDEYDEDDEVSIVPEGENQWRLMASTDISHFNDTFQTDLSDEEYDSVGGWLGGELGRIPKRGDSAVHGDLRLEVIRADARRALWLRARRLPQRPLAGSATDAQE, from the coding sequence ATGTCCGACCCAAACCCTACCACCGACGCGTCCGCGCGTCCCGCCAAATCCTCCAAGTCCCTGCTCGATCGCGTCATGGGCCTCGTACGCCGTGAGCCCGAAGACCGCGAAGGCATCAAGGCCGTTCTCGAAGCCGCGCACGACCGCGAGCTGATCGACGCCGAATCCTATTCCATGATCAAGGGCGCGCTGGCCGTGTCCGAGCGCACCGTGGCCGACATCATGGTGCCGCGCGCGCGCATGGACCTGCTGGACATCGCCCAGCCGCTGCCTCAGCTGCTGGCCATCGTGATCGAGACGGCGCACTCGCGCTTCCCGGTCTACGAAGACGACCGCGACAACATCATCGGCATCCTGCTGGCCAAGGATCTGCTGCGCTGCATGCTCGAGCCGGGCATCGAAATCCGCTCGCTGGTGCGGCCGGCCGTATTCATCCCCGAGGCCAAGCGCCTGAACGTGCTGCTGCGCGACTTCCGCGCCAGCCGCAATCACCAGGCCATCGTCATCGACGAGCATGGCGGCATCTCGGGCCTGGTCACCATGGAAGATGTGCTGGAAGAGATCGTCGGCGACATCGAGGACGAATACGACGAGGACGACGAAGTCTCCATCGTCCCCGAAGGCGAGAACCAGTGGCGCCTGATGGCATCCACCGACATCAGCCACTTCAACGACACCTTCCAGACCGACCTGTCCGACGAGGAGTACGACAGCGTGGGCGGCTGGCTGGGCGGAGAGCTGGGCCGCATTCCCAAGCGCGGCGACAGCGCCGTGCACGGCGACCTGCGCCTCGAGGTGATCCGCGCGGACGCGCGCCGCGCGCTGTGGCTGCGCGCGCGCCGCCTGCCGCAGCGTCCGCTGGCCGGATCCGCTACCGACGCGCAGGAATGA
- a CDS encoding aldo/keto reductase: MHITRVGFGAWAVGGGDWAVGWGAQDDADSIAAVRHAVDRGINWIDTAAVYGLGHSEEIVRRALAPIPPSQRPYVFTKGGLTWSKEDPRAMPRRTGAPDSLRREVDASLRRLGVERIDLYQMHWPAGDGTPLDEYWGTLQDLRKAGKLRAIGLSNHNLAQLQAAHNAARVDTLQPPFSAIRRDAASDLLPWCADHDVGVIIYSPMQSGLLSGGFSEERAAALPADDWRSRDAEFAPPQLARNLALADAFKPIAESHGTTVGAVAIAWTLAWPAVTGAIVGARSAAQVDGWLAAATLELDAEDLREIARAIDRLGVGTGPAWPLEEDVALTDHLRR, translated from the coding sequence ATGCACATCACACGCGTGGGCTTCGGCGCCTGGGCCGTCGGCGGCGGCGACTGGGCCGTGGGCTGGGGCGCGCAGGACGATGCGGATTCGATCGCGGCCGTGCGCCACGCGGTGGACCGCGGCATCAACTGGATCGACACCGCGGCCGTATATGGACTGGGGCATTCGGAAGAGATCGTGCGGCGGGCGCTGGCGCCCATACCGCCTTCGCAGCGGCCCTACGTGTTCACCAAGGGCGGGTTGACGTGGTCGAAGGAAGACCCGCGCGCAATGCCGCGGCGCACCGGCGCGCCCGATAGCCTGCGGCGCGAGGTGGATGCCTCGCTGCGCAGGCTGGGCGTCGAACGCATCGACCTGTATCAGATGCATTGGCCGGCCGGAGACGGCACGCCGCTGGACGAGTACTGGGGCACCTTGCAGGACCTGAGGAAGGCCGGCAAGCTGCGCGCGATCGGGCTGTCCAACCACAACCTTGCGCAGTTGCAGGCCGCCCACAACGCGGCTCGCGTCGACACGCTGCAGCCGCCGTTCTCGGCCATCCGGCGAGACGCCGCGTCAGATCTGCTGCCCTGGTGCGCCGACCACGACGTGGGCGTGATCATCTACAGCCCCATGCAATCGGGCCTGTTGTCGGGCGGCTTCTCCGAGGAGCGCGCCGCCGCGCTGCCCGCGGACGACTGGCGCTCGCGCGATGCCGAGTTCGCCCCGCCGCAATTGGCGCGCAACCTGGCGCTGGCCGATGCCTTCAAGCCCATCGCCGAAAGCCATGGCACCACCGTGGGCGCCGTGGCCATCGCCTGGACCCTCGCCTGGCCGGCGGTCACGGGGGCGATCGTGGGCGCGCGCAGTGCCGCGCAGGTCGATGGCTGGCTGGCGGCCGCCACGCTGGAACTGGACGCCGAAGACCTGCGCGAGATCGCCCGCGCGATCGATCGATTGGGCGTGGGAACGGGACCGGCCTGGCCGCTGGAAGAGGACGTGGCGCTGACGGACCATCTGCGGCGCTGA